The following proteins are encoded in a genomic region of Kineosporiaceae bacterium:
- a CDS encoding adenylyl-sulfate kinase yields MAAEVAQHAGDRDLCADRAVRGRAGREMRSWSSRRGETCCWCTSPPALAEVWWTLRPLRMYAKARRGEIADFTGISSPYENRSDADIVLDTSDISVQECVNRLWRDASGARGFTWPMTSGGAKARPGAMW; encoded by the coding sequence GTGGCGGCCGAGGTCGCCCAGCACGCTGGAGACCGCGATCTGTGCGCCGATCGCGCCGTTCGCGGCCGGGCGGGCCGAGAAATGCGTTCCTGGTCGAGCAGGCGGGGGGAGACCTGCTGCTGGTGCACGTCGCCACCCGCTCTGGCCGAGGTATGGTGGACGCTGCGGCCACTGAGGATGTACGCCAAGGCCCGCCGAGGCGAGATCGCCGACTTCACCGGCATCAGCTCGCCGTACGAGAACCGCAGTGATGCCGATATCGTGCTCGACACCTCGGACATATCCGTCCAGGAGTGTGTGAATCGCCTGTGGCGAGATGCTTCAGGAGCACGCGGCTTCACCTGGCCGATGACGTCCGGTGGTGCGAAGGCGCGGCCTGGCGCGATGTGGTGA